A DNA window from Phragmites australis chromosome 11, lpPhrAust1.1, whole genome shotgun sequence contains the following coding sequences:
- the LOC133885543 gene encoding uncharacterized protein LOC133885543, whose product MAQESLRLVSHPIAAHDGRLPRQYTMEGQGAKKDMSPPLEWYGVPEGTRSLALVVQDIDAPDPEGPIVPWTHWVVANIPPTTKGLPEGFSGGGSGREYGGLQEGINDWKQPGWRGPVPPSRGHRIQFKLYALDDEVHLGNKVTKDKLVEAIEGHVLGEAELVAVF is encoded by the exons ATGGCGCAGGAGAGCTTGAGGCTGGTGTCGCACCCGATCGCGGCGCACGACGGGCGGCTGCCGCGGCAGTACACGATGGAGGGGCAGGGCGCGAAGAAGGACATGTCGCCGCCGCTGGAGTGGTACGGCGTCCCCGAGGGGACGCGGTCGCTGGCGCTGGTGGTGCAGGACATCGACGCGCCCGACCCGGAGGGCCCCATCGTGCCGTGGACGCACTGGGTCGTGGCCAACATCCCGCCCACGACAAAGGGCCTCCCCGAGGGGTTctccggcggcggctccggccgCGAGTACGGCGGCTTGCAGGAGGGCATCAACGACTGGAAGCAGCCCGGGTGGCGCGGGCCCGTCCCGCCCTCCCGCGGCCACCGCATCCAGTTCAAGCTCTACGCGCTCGACGACGAGGTGCACCTTGGGAACAAG GTGACGAAGGATAAGCTCGTGGAGGCCATCGAGGGGCACGTGCTGGGAGAGGCCGAGCTGGTCGCCGTGTTCTAA